The Arachis hypogaea cultivar Tifrunner chromosome 16, arahy.Tifrunner.gnm2.J5K5, whole genome shotgun sequence genome contains a region encoding:
- the LOC112755365 gene encoding endoplasmic reticulum oxidoreductin-2 — MVKKEIEKKKKKDSGLRWVCVAVALVGVFVAVTMSSKTSSRIPLFSACPCSPGEPKYSGMVEDCCCDYETVNRLNEGVLHPSLQELVKTPFFRYFKVKLWCDCPFWPDDGMCRLRDCSVCECPENEFPESFKKPGRLSLNDLVCQEGKPEAAVDRTLDSKAFRGWTEIDNPWTNDDETDNDEMTYVNLQLNPERYTGYTGPSARRIWDAVYSENCPKYPSEELCQEEKILYKLISGLHSSISVHIAADYLLDEAMNLWGQNLSLLYDRVHKYPDRVRNLYFTFLFVLRAVTKAADYLEQAEYDTGNPIEDLKTQSLIKQLLYNPELQAACPVPFDEAKLWKGQRGPELKQKIQHQFRNISALMDCVGCEKCRLWGKLQVLGLGTALKILFSDDGQENLGRTLQLQRNEVIALMNLLNRLSESVKIANEMGPAAERIVEGSPTLISSLKKVWSQLLKS; from the exons ATGGTGAAGaaggaaattgagaagaagaagaagaaggatagCGGTTTGCGATGGGTTTGTGTGGCGGTTGCTCTTGTCGGCGTCTTTGTTGCCGTGACCATGTCTTCCAAAACTTCTTCAAGAATTCCTCTCTTCAGTGCATGTCCCTGTTCCCCG GGTGAACCAAAGTATAGTGGCATGGTGGAGGATTGTTGTTGTGACTATGAAACTGTGAATCGTCTTAATGAGGGAGTGTTACACCCATCCCTTCAAGAGCTTGTGAAAACTCCATTTTTTCGATATTTTAAG GTCAAGTTATGGTGTGACTGTCCATTTTGGCCCGATGATGGCATGTGTAGGTTGCGAGATTGTAGTGTTTGTGAATGTCCGGAAAATGAGTTCCCCGAGTCATTCAAGAAGCCTGGTCGCCTTTCACTAAATGACCTTGTTTGTCAAGAAGGAAAACCTGAGGCAGCTGTTGACCGTACATTAGATAGTAAAGCTTTCAGAGGATGGACAGAAATAGACAATCCCTGGACAAATGATGATGAGACCGACAATG ATGAGATGACATATGTGAATCTCCAATTGAATCCCGAAAGGTACACTGGTTACACTGGTCCATCTGCAAGAAGGATATGGGATGCTGTCTACTCTGAAAACTGCCCCAAAT ATCCATCTGAAGAATTATGCCAGGAGGAAAAgattttgtataaattgatatcAGGCCTTCACTCCTCCATTTCAGTACACATAGCTGCTGATTATCTACTTGATGAAGCTATGAATTTG TGGGGCCAAAATCTTAGCTTGTTGTATGACCGAGTCCATAAATACCCTGATCGGGTCAGAAATCTGTACTTCACATTTCTCTTTGTCCTTCGAGCAGTAACAAAA GCTGCAGATTATCTGGAACAGGCCGAGTATGATACTGGTAACCCTATTGAGGATCTTAAGACACAATCCTTGATAAAACAGCTACTTTACAACCCTGAACTTCAAGCTGCATGTCCAGTTCCTTTTGATGAAGCTAAGCTGTGGAAAGGCCAACGTGGACCTGAGTTAAAACAGAAAATTCAACATCAATTCAGAAACATCAG TGCACTGATGGATTGTGTAGGATGCGAGAAGTGTCGATTATGGGGAAAGCTTCAGGTTCTCGGTCTTGGGACTGCATTAAAGATTCTCTTCTCGGACGATGGTCAAGAAAACCTAGGTCGAACA CTACAGTTGCAAAGGAATGAAGTGATTGCATTGATGAATCTTCTTAACCGACTTTCAGAATCTGTGAAAATTGCCAATGAAATGGGACCTGCAGCTGAAAGAATCGTGGAAGGATCTCCAACATTGATTAGCTCATTGAAAAAAGTTTGGTCCCAACTGCTTAAATCATAG
- the LOC112755367 gene encoding bidirectional sugar transporter SWEET3: MAESFRMAVAVIGNVASVALYAAPTVTFKRVIRKKSTEEFSCIPYIVALLNCLLFTWYGLPVVSYKWENFPLVTVNGVGIAFELSYVLIYFFFASPKGKVKVAMTTIPVLIVFCAIAMASAFAFPGDHGHRKLLVGSVGLGVSVAMYGSPLVVMKKVIQTKSVEFMPLPLSLCSFLASSLWLTYGILIRDIFVAGPSVVGTPLGILQLVLHCRYWKRKDNVEQQKGDTIEKLDLEKGTLANNYNGDLVGKGNLENNNNVTNHSNCNSS, from the exons ATGGCAGAGAGCTTTCGTATGGCCGTTGCTGTTATTG GGAATGTTGCTTCAGTGGCCCTTTATGCTGCACCAAC GGTGACATTTAAGAGAGTGATAAGGAAGAAAAGCACAGAGGAGTTTTCATGCATACCGTACATAGTGGCACTGCTGAATTGTTTGTTATTCACATGGTATGGATTGCCAGTGGTGAGTTACAAATGGGAAAACTTTCCTCTCGTCACTGTTAATGGAGTTGGGATTGCTTTTGAGCTCTCCTATGTTCTCATTTATTTCTTCTTTGCTTCCCCAAAAGGAAAG GTGAAGGTAGCCATGACAACAATACCAGTTCTTATAGTGTTCTGCGCCATCGCAATGGCATCGGCTTTCGCCTTCCCCGGTGACCATGGTCACCGGAAGCTACTTGTTGGCAGCGTAGGCCTCGGAGTTTCTGTAGCAATGTATGGATCTCCTTTGGTCGTAATG aaGAAAGTGATACAAACAAAGAGCGTGGAATTCATGCCACTACCTTTATCTTTGTGCTCATTCTTGGCGAGTTCACTGTGGCTAACATATGGAATCCTCATTCGGGATATATTCGTTGCG GGACCAAGTGTGGTTGGAACACCCTTAGGCATTCTCCAACTTGTTCTCCACTGCAGATACTGGAAAAGGAAAGACAATGTGGAACAGCAAAAAGGGGACACAATAGAAAAGTTGGACTTAGAAAAGGGTACTCTTGCAAATAATTATAATGGGGATTTAGTAGGAAAGGGAAAtttggaaaataataataatgtgacaAACCATAGCAACTGCAATTCTTCATGA